One genomic segment of Jatrophihabitans sp. includes these proteins:
- a CDS encoding potassium transporter TrkG, which produces MRLRSPAGPPSTGRRSHGLRNPAQVIVLAFAAATAVGTALLLLPAATPGPGHASLMEALFTATSAVCVTGHLVVNTATYWSVFGQVVILALIQVGGFGVMTLASLLGLLVSRRLGLRSRITAAAETRSIGIGDVRRVIVGVVLASLLLEALAAAALTTRFYFGYQEPAGQALWHGVFHAVSAFNNAGFSLFEDNLVDFAADPWICLPIAFAVIAGGLGFPVLLQLRREITRPRLWTLNTRLVLATTAALLVSSTAFITAMEWNNDDTLGKLSPGGRLLAGFFQAVITRTAGFNSVDIGALDSATWLGMDVLMFIGGGPAGTAGGLKVTTFAVLYFIIYSELRGDGAVNALGKRLPRSTHRQAATVALLAVAVVVTSTVALLIMTEFSLDRILFEVISAFATVGLSTGITPDLPVAGQLILVLLMFLGRVGPVTLASALALRHTTRLYELPKEQPIIG; this is translated from the coding sequence ATGCGCCTTCGGAGCCCGGCCGGGCCGCCCAGCACCGGACGGCGCAGCCACGGGCTGCGCAATCCGGCGCAGGTCATCGTCCTAGCCTTTGCCGCAGCCACCGCGGTCGGCACCGCGCTGCTTTTGCTGCCGGCGGCGACGCCCGGGCCCGGGCACGCCAGCTTGATGGAGGCCTTGTTCACCGCCACCTCGGCGGTGTGCGTGACCGGGCACCTGGTCGTCAACACTGCGACCTACTGGAGCGTGTTCGGCCAGGTGGTGATCCTTGCCCTGATCCAGGTCGGCGGCTTCGGGGTCATGACGCTGGCCTCGCTGCTGGGGCTGCTGGTGTCACGGCGGCTGGGCCTGCGCAGCCGCATCACGGCGGCTGCCGAGACCCGCAGCATCGGCATCGGCGACGTCCGCAGGGTGATCGTCGGCGTCGTGCTGGCCAGCTTGCTGCTCGAGGCGCTGGCCGCCGCCGCCCTGACTACGCGGTTCTACTTCGGCTATCAGGAACCTGCCGGCCAGGCGCTGTGGCACGGGGTGTTTCACGCAGTTTCGGCGTTCAACAACGCCGGCTTCTCACTCTTCGAGGACAACCTGGTGGACTTTGCCGCCGATCCGTGGATCTGCCTGCCGATCGCCTTCGCGGTGATCGCCGGCGGCCTCGGCTTTCCGGTGCTGCTGCAGCTGCGCAGAGAGATCACCCGCCCGCGCCTGTGGACGCTCAACACCCGGCTGGTGCTGGCCACCACTGCCGCCCTGCTGGTCAGCAGCACCGCCTTCATCACCGCGATGGAGTGGAACAACGATGACACCCTGGGCAAACTGAGCCCCGGCGGCCGGCTGCTAGCCGGCTTCTTCCAGGCCGTGATCACCCGTACCGCCGGCTTCAACAGCGTCGACATCGGCGCACTCGACTCGGCGACCTGGCTGGGCATGGACGTGCTGATGTTCATCGGCGGCGGCCCGGCCGGCACCGCCGGCGGGCTGAAGGTCACCACCTTCGCGGTGCTGTACTTCATCATCTACAGCGAGCTCCGCGGCGACGGCGCGGTCAACGCCCTGGGCAAGCGACTGCCCCGCTCCACTCACCGCCAAGCGGCCACCGTGGCCCTGCTCGCGGTCGCGGTCGTGGTGACCTCGACTGTGGCGCTGCTGATCATGACCGAGTTCAGCCTCGACCGAATCCTGTTCGAGGTCATCTCCGCCTTCGCCACCGTCGGCCTGAGCACCGGCATCACCCCCGACCTGCCGGTCGCCGGCCAACTCATCCTGGTGCTGCTGATGTTCTTGGGCAGGGTCGGACCCGTCACCCTTGCCTCTGCCCTGGCACTGCGGCACACCACCAGGCTGTATGAGCTCCCCAAGGAGCAGCCCATCATCGGCTAA
- a CDS encoding glycerophosphodiester phosphodiesterase — translation MPFDHHLSRRSMLGALGGLGLLAACSPTADPTSPVPGAAGASATRTTASSGPVTARSWIATRGKPFYIAHRGAGDVYPEHSLPSYRAAVELGAPCLEVSVNMTSDGVLICLHDLSYDRTTTGKGLVAGQPSSVLSTIRVRQPQLGPAWTREPLPVVPRLETVLAEFGGKVVICLEAKDDRAYPAMMAMVTRLGLLDTVIVKAYHTSVRIPQAKKTGLPVFSYLSPADMNEPTIAAAARKLDRNDLLVLPYDTGDYVTYYPDALIAAAKAHGVPLVVYPIHRRADAAHYFKLGVSGAVTSDYGYTATDTAATTSDNWASKRISSGEKPKMPDSRSLAGAWTALNELTLGSEDKRQFITLGQLSPIAAAASHYRLTFSAAWDRLPADPSAVLSLAFCHLDDRYYEDGLSLSEGYHATMSPDGTLRIYRHGPSAPQELLGQAKTPPVQAGQWATLRLDVSPQALIWRRGDLFDTAQVVVHDSAVRGGYVAIGRSSADPRAALALREFSVG, via the coding sequence GTGCCTTTCGACCACCACCTGAGCCGGCGTTCGATGCTGGGTGCGCTCGGCGGTCTCGGCCTGCTGGCCGCCTGCTCGCCGACGGCCGATCCCACCAGCCCGGTGCCCGGCGCGGCCGGCGCGAGCGCGACCCGGACGACCGCCAGCTCCGGCCCGGTGACGGCGCGATCGTGGATCGCCACCCGCGGCAAGCCGTTCTACATCGCCCACCGCGGCGCCGGCGACGTCTATCCCGAGCACAGCCTGCCCAGCTACCGCGCGGCGGTGGAACTGGGCGCCCCGTGCCTGGAGGTCAGCGTCAACATGACCTCCGACGGCGTGCTCATCTGCCTGCACGACCTGAGCTATGACCGCACCACCACCGGCAAGGGGTTGGTGGCCGGCCAGCCGTCCTCGGTGCTGTCCACGATCAGAGTCCGGCAACCGCAACTGGGCCCGGCCTGGACGCGCGAACCGCTGCCCGTGGTCCCCCGGCTGGAGACGGTGCTGGCCGAGTTCGGCGGCAAGGTGGTGATCTGCCTGGAAGCCAAGGACGACAGGGCCTACCCGGCGATGATGGCGATGGTGACCCGGCTCGGATTGCTCGACACCGTGATCGTCAAGGCCTATCACACCAGCGTGCGGATACCGCAGGCCAAGAAGACCGGCCTGCCGGTGTTCTCCTATCTCAGCCCGGCCGACATGAACGAGCCCACCATCGCCGCGGCGGCCCGCAAGCTGGACCGCAACGACCTGCTGGTGCTGCCCTACGACACCGGCGACTACGTGACCTACTACCCGGACGCGCTGATCGCCGCCGCCAAGGCGCACGGCGTGCCGTTGGTGGTCTACCCCATCCATCGACGCGCTGACGCCGCGCACTACTTCAAGCTCGGTGTGAGCGGGGCGGTCACCTCCGACTACGGCTACACCGCCACCGACACCGCCGCCACCACCTCCGACAACTGGGCCAGCAAGCGGATCTCGTCGGGGGAGAAGCCGAAGATGCCCGACAGCAGGTCGCTGGCCGGCGCCTGGACCGCGCTGAACGAGCTGACCCTGGGATCTGAGGACAAGCGGCAGTTCATCACCCTGGGCCAGCTCAGCCCCATCGCCGCGGCGGCCTCGCACTATCGGCTGACGTTCTCCGCCGCCTGGGACCGGTTGCCCGCCGACCCGTCGGCCGTGCTGTCGCTGGCCTTCTGCCATCTCGATGACCGCTATTACGAGGATGGCCTGAGCCTGAGCGAGGGCTACCACGCCACCATGTCGCCGGACGGCACGCTGCGGATCTACCGGCACGGCCCGTCCGCGCCGCAGGAACTGCTCGGCCAGGCCAAGACGCCGCCGGTGCAGGCCGGTCAGTGGGCCACCCTGCGGTTGGACGTCTCGCCCCAGGCGTTGATCTGGCGGCGCGGGGACCTGTTCGACACCGCGCAGGTCGTGGTGCACGACTCGGCTGTGCGCGGCGGCTATGTGGCGATCGGCCGGTCCAGCGCCGACCCCCGAGCGGCGCTGGCGCTGCGCGAGTTCTCGGTCGGCTAG
- a CDS encoding ABC-F family ATP-binding cassette domain-containing protein, with product MSATILVTDASAAYGSRWLFRGLDMVIAPGAVIGLVGPNGAGKTTLLRMLAGLAQPETGSITRVPAEASVGYLAQEPDRRAGETLAAFLGRRTGVSRATEAMQRTAAALADGPQAEADYSAAFDRWLALGGADLEDRVPAVLAQLGLDTGPQAEMTSLSGGQAARAALASLLLARFDVFALDEPTNDLDLAGLELLERFVSSQRAGQVIVSHDREFLARTATEIVELDLAQQQITHYAGGYQSYLEERAIARRRAREAFEENAERRQDLHDRARMQRNWLESGTRNARRKAGKDPDKISRKFQQESTEKQAAKARQTERLLQRLEVVEEPRKEWELRLEIAAAPRSGSVVAVLDQAVVSRGTFRLGPVSLQVDWADRIAITGANGSGKTTLLAALLGRLALSEGRQHLGANVVVGEIDQARALLGRDETLPLAFGRLLPDWPDADIRTLLAKFGLRAAHADRPAGTLSPGERTRAALALLQGRGVNLLVLDEPTNHLDLPAIEQLEQALESYPGTLLLVSHDRRLTEAVQVSRRITLAHGALTLS from the coding sequence GTGAGCGCAACGATCCTGGTCACCGACGCCAGCGCCGCCTATGGCTCGCGCTGGCTGTTTCGCGGCCTGGACATGGTCATCGCGCCGGGCGCGGTGATCGGGCTGGTAGGGCCCAACGGCGCAGGCAAGACCACCTTGTTGCGGATGCTGGCCGGGCTGGCGCAACCGGAGACCGGCTCGATCACCCGGGTGCCGGCCGAGGCGAGCGTCGGGTACCTGGCGCAGGAGCCCGACCGGCGCGCCGGTGAGACGCTGGCGGCGTTCCTCGGCCGTCGAACCGGGGTGAGCCGGGCCACCGAGGCGATGCAGCGGACGGCTGCCGCGCTGGCGGACGGCCCACAGGCCGAGGCCGACTACTCGGCCGCCTTCGACCGCTGGCTGGCGCTGGGCGGCGCGGACCTGGAAGACCGGGTGCCCGCCGTGCTGGCCCAGCTCGGCCTCGACACCGGCCCCCAAGCGGAGATGACCTCGCTGTCCGGCGGCCAGGCCGCCCGGGCGGCGCTGGCCTCGTTGTTGCTGGCGCGCTTTGACGTCTTCGCTCTGGACGAGCCGACCAACGACCTGGATCTGGCAGGCCTGGAACTGCTGGAGCGGTTCGTGAGCTCCCAACGTGCCGGGCAGGTGATCGTCAGCCACGACCGGGAGTTCTTGGCCCGCACCGCCACCGAGATCGTCGAGCTCGACCTGGCGCAGCAGCAGATCACCCACTACGCCGGCGGCTACCAGTCCTACCTCGAGGAGCGGGCGATCGCCCGGCGCAGGGCTCGCGAAGCCTTCGAGGAGAACGCCGAACGGCGCCAGGATCTCCATGACCGGGCCCGGATGCAGCGCAACTGGCTGGAGAGCGGCACCCGCAACGCCCGGCGCAAGGCCGGCAAGGACCCGGACAAGATCAGCCGCAAGTTCCAGCAGGAGAGCACCGAGAAGCAGGCTGCCAAGGCCCGCCAGACCGAGCGCCTGCTGCAGCGGCTGGAGGTGGTGGAGGAGCCGCGCAAGGAGTGGGAGCTGCGGCTGGAGATCGCCGCCGCGCCCCGCTCGGGCTCGGTGGTGGCAGTTCTGGACCAGGCGGTCGTCTCGCGCGGGACGTTCCGGTTGGGGCCGGTGAGCCTGCAGGTCGACTGGGCTGACCGCATCGCGATCACCGGCGCCAACGGCAGCGGCAAGACCACCTTGCTAGCGGCGCTGCTGGGGCGGCTTGCACTGTCTGAAGGCCGCCAGCACCTCGGCGCCAACGTCGTGGTGGGTGAGATCGACCAGGCTCGGGCACTGCTCGGCCGGGACGAGACCCTGCCGCTGGCCTTCGGCCGGCTGCTGCCGGACTGGCCCGACGCCGACATCCGGACGTTGCTGGCCAAGTTCGGCCTGCGAGCCGCGCACGCCGACCGGCCGGCCGGCACGCTGTCGCCGGGGGAGCGGACCCGGGCGGCGCTGGCGCTGCTGCAAGGGCGCGGGGTGAACCTGCTGGTGCTGGACGAGCCCACCAACCATCTGGACCTGCCGGCGATCGAGCAGTTGGAGCAGGCGCTGGAGAGCTATCCCGGCACCCTGCTGCTGGTCAGTCACGATCGCCGGCTGACCGAAGCCGTTCAGGTGAGCCGGCGGATAACGCTGGCTCACGGGGCGTTGACCCTCAGCTGA